The genomic DNA CCGGAAGGCCTACTTCGAGTCCACGATCGGTTCGCTTGATCGTCGACCCTGGCGCGTCGAAAACGAACCGCGCCCCGTCTGCGGTCAGCGCCTGGGCGAGTCGGGCGGAAATCTCCTCATCGGCGAACGGAATGAGACGTGGGCCGCCATCGATCACGGTCACTTCTGCCCCGAGGGCGGTGATGATCGAGGCGTACTCGGTACCGACCGGGCCGCCCCCGATGACGACCAGCGATCGGGGGATCGACTCGAGCGCCAGAATCGAATCGGAGTCGTCGACGGCTGGATCGTCGAACGGAACCGAATCCGGTCGAAACGGTCGCGACCCGGTGGCGATGAGGACCTTGTCGGCTTCCAACTCGCGAACGGCCCCGGTGGCGTCTGTGACCGAGACCCGACCGTCGGCAGTCAGCGAGGCAGACCCGTGGAGGTGG from Acidimicrobiia bacterium includes the following:
- a CDS encoding FAD-dependent oxidoreductase; the protein is MTDGYDFVVIGSGPAGEKAAAMAAYFGKSVAIVERDARPGGTVVSRGGIPTKTLREAAMYLSGFHRREVYGVGLDLSSDEVLEVLRARAHDVSELVADGVTRNLERHRIDHLHGSASLTADGRVSVTDATGAVRELEADKVLIATGSRPFRPDSVPFDDPAVDDSDSILALESIPRSLVVIGGGPVGTEYASIITALGAEVTVIDGGPRLIPFADEEISARLAQALTADGARFVFDAPGSTIKRTDRGLEVGLP